In Juglans regia cultivar Chandler chromosome 5, Walnut 2.0, whole genome shotgun sequence, the following are encoded in one genomic region:
- the LOC108985437 gene encoding GABA transporter 1: MSTLRPSSVAMHGEENHAKVPEEALNQQDLDAGARFVLKSKGSWLHCGYHLTTSIVAPPLLSLPYAFTFLGWTAGIFCVLIGALVSFYSYNLISMVLEHHAQLGHRQLRFRDMAHDILGPRWGWFYVGPIQFMVCYGAVVASTLLGGQCMKTIYLLSNPDHETMKLYQFVIIFGCFMLILAQIPSFHSLRHINLVSLVLCLSYSACATAGSIYIGHSSKAPEKDYSVMGESDDRIFGIFNAIAIIATSYGNGIIPEIQATIAPPVKGKMFKGLCVCYAVVAVNFFSVAISGYWAFGNQAKGLVLSNFLDINGRPLVPKWFVLMTNIFTILQLSAVGVVYLQPTNEVLERAFADPKSKEFSPRNVVPRLMFRSLSIVIATTIAAMLPFFGDINALIGAFGFIPLDFILPLVFFNLTFKPSKRSPIFWLNIILAVVFSTLGLIAAVAAVRQITLDAKTYKLFANV; encoded by the exons atgagTACGCTGCGACCAAGCTCAGTAGCAATGCATGGAGAAGAAAATCATGCAAAGGTCCCCGAAGAAGCACTGAATCAGCAGGACCTTGATGCCGGTGCTCGCTTTGTTCTTAAATCCAAAG GATCATGGCTGCACTGTGGTTACCACTTGACAACATCCATTGTTGCTCCACCTCTCTTGAGTCTTCCATATGCTTTTACCTTCCTCGGATGGACGGCTGGGATTTTCTGCGTGCTTATTGGAGCCCTAGTGTCCTTCTATTCCTACAACTTGATATCCATGGTTCTTGAACACCATGCTCAACTGGGTCATCGCCAACTCAGGTTCAGAGATATGGCTCATGACATCTTGG GACCAAGATGGGGTTGGTTTTATGTGGGACCAATTCAGTTCATGGTTTGCTATGGTGCTGTTGTTGCTTCTACTCTTCTGGGTGGACAGTGCATGAAG ACAATTTACTTATTATCGAACCCAGATCATGAAACTATGAagctatatcaatttgtgatCATATTTGGATGCTTTATGTTGATTTTGGCTCAAATCCCATCTTTTCACTCATTGAGGCATATCAACTTGGTATCTTTGGTTCTCTGTCTTTCCTATAGTGCCTGTGCCACTGCTGGTTCCATTTATATTG GACATTCATCCAAAGCACCAGAGAAAGACTATTCTGTAATGGGTGAATCTGATGATCGCATCTTCGGTATCTTCAATGCCATTGCCATCATTGCCACATCGTATGGAAACGGAATAATTCCAGAAATCCAG GCAACGATAGCACCTCCAGTGAAGGGAAAGATGTTCAAAGGACTGTGTGTATGTTATGCAGTAGTGGCGGTGAATTTCTTCAGTGTAGCCATCTCTGGCTACTGGGCATTTGGTAACCAAGCTAAGGGCCTCGTACTCAGCAACTTCTTGGACATTAATGGCAGACCTTTGGTGCCGAAATGGTTCGTTCTCATGACTAACATCTTCACCATTCTCCAGCTATCTGCTGTTGGTGTG GTATACTTGCAGCCCACAAATGAAGTGCTTGAGCGTGCGTTTGCTGACCCAAAAAGCAAAGAGTTTTCTCCTCGAAATGTTGTCCCCAGGTTGATGTTTCGGTCACTATCCATTGTAATAGCGACAACCATAGCAGCAATGCTTCCATTCTTTGGAGACATCAATGCGCTAATTGGAGCTTTTGGGTTCATTCCCCTTGACTTTATATTGCCTTTGGTGTTCTTCAACTTGACATTCAAACCATCCAAGCGGAGTCCCATTTTCTGGTTGAACATCATTCTCGCAGTTGTTTTCTCCACCTTGGGGCTCATTGCAGCTGTTGCAGCAGTTAGACAAATAACCCTTGATGCCAAAACCTACAAGTTATTTGCTAATGTATGA